The Cellulosimicrobium cellulans genome contains the following window.
GCGGGCTCGACCCGCGCGTCGTCGTCCCGGTCCACGACGCCCTGCTCTCGGCGGCCGGGCACGGCATGGTCGACCGTCTCCTCGGGGAGCAGCGCACGGGCGGGACGTACGCGTACCGGCCGCTCACGCCCGGCGAGTCGCTCGACGTCGCCGCGGGGAGCCTCGACGGGGTCGGTGACGCCGCGGCCCGCGCCCTGCGCGACGAGCACCCCGAGTACGGCGAGGTGACCCTGCTCGAGGCCGACGAGACCGTGCCGCCCCGCCCCGAGGAGGACGCGGCCGACGTCGCCCGCGCCGAGGCCGACCGGTGAGCGACTCCCCGGCGCCGGGCTGGTACCCGGACCCGTGGGGCGTGCGAGCCGAGCGGTGGTTCGACGGGCGCGCGTGGACGCCGCACCTCCGCGACCGCCCCGCGGGCGCCGGCGGCCGGCCCCGGATGCACCCCGGCGCGATCGTCGCGATCGTGCTCGGCGTGGTCCTCGCGCTGGCCGCCGTCGCGGCCGTCGTGGGGTTCTTCGTCGTCATGGTGCAGGGCGTGATCTGCGGCGAGGCGCCCCACTACTGCGACTGATGCGACGCGGCACGCGCGCCGGCTCCGGCGTCCACCGCGGGCCCCGTGCGGGGCCCACGCGTCACAGCAGGGGCCGCAGGGGCGTGAGGACGACCTCGCTGAGCTTGGCCGCCACCGAGCGGGAGTCCCACTCGGCGAGCGTGAGCTCGCGCGAGTTCGACAGGTCGACGTCGAACACCTTCTCCATCTGCGCGGCCACCCCGGGGTCGGTGATCTCGAGGTTGACCTCGTAGTTCCCCGTCAGGGAGAGGCGGTCGATGTTCGCCGTCCCGATCGTGGTCCACGCGCCGTCGATGGTCGCGGTCTTCGCGTGCACCATCGCGTCCCGGTACAGGTGGATACGCACCCCGCCCCTGAGCAGCGCCGTGTACAGGCCGCGTGACAGCCAGTCCGCGAGCACGTGGTTGGAGCGCTCGGGGACCAGCACGCGGACGTCGACCCCGCGCGCGGCGGCGGCGAGGAGCGCCGCGAGGATCTCCCGGTCGGGGATGAAGTACGCCTGCGTGATGTAGACGTGCGAGCTGGCGCGGTCGATCGCGTCGAGGTAGATGCCGCGGATCGGGAAGACGAGGTGCGCGGGCGCGTTGCGCGCGGCCCGCAGCCGCGGCTCCCAGTGCACCGACCCGGGGTCGGCGAGCAGCGGCTGGCCGGGGTTCCGGTTGGCGTTCCAGAAGTCGACGAACGCGTTGCGCAGCTCCCACGCGCTCGGGCCCACGAGGCGGATGTGCGTGTCCCGCCACTGCGTCGCGTACAGGGCGCCGATGTTGTAGCCGCCGACGAACGCGATCTCGTCGTCGACCACGAGGATCTTGCGGTGGTCGCGGCCCGACTTGCGCACGTTGAGCATGAGGATGCCGGGGCGGAACACCGGGTAGCGGATCACGTGGATCGGCTCCGGCAGGTCGAAGAACGCCTGCGGCACGACGAGGTTCGCGAACCCGTCGTAGACGACGAACACCTCGACGCCGCGCTCGCTCGCCTCGACCAGCGCCTGCTTGAACTCCTCGCCGAGCGCGTCGGCCTTCCAGATGTACGTCTCGAGCAGGATGCGGCGCTGCGCCCCGCGGATCGCGCCGAGCATCTCCCGGTACACGTCCTCGCCGTACGTGAAGACGGTCGTCGTGGTGCCCGCGACCTCGACGTCGGCGGGGGAGGAGCGCGGGAACGACGCCTCGGTCGTGTTGCGGCGCTTGCGGATCGCGTCGGCGGTGACGAGCACGGCCGCGACCGTGATCGGCGCCGCGACGGCGACCACGAGCGCGCGGGAGAGCAGACGGCGGGCGGTGCGCAGGGCGGAGTCGGGCGACAGGTGCACGGACTCACCGTAGCGGGCACGCCTCCAGGCGCGACCGCAGGACGGGCGCGCCGCGGGTGAGATCCCGCACCTGCGCCGTTCCCGGGTTCCTCGCGCGCCCGGTCAGTGCGAGCGGAGGGCCTTGATCAGCTCGGCCTTGCGCATCGAGGAGCGGCCCTCGATGCCGATCTCCGCGGCACGCTTGCGCAGCTTCTCGACCGTCCAGTCGTCGTAGTCGCCGGCCTTGCCGCCCTTGCGTCCGACGCTCGTGCGGGACGAGCCCGCGGCGGCGTTCGCGATGCGCGCCGCCTTCTCCTTCGAGTCGCCCTCGTCGCGCAGCTTCTCGTACAGCTCGGGGTCCTTCACGCTCGGTCCGGGGTCGCGCTTCGGCACGGCGTCCTCCCTCGTCTCGCGCCGGCCACCTCGGCGCGGGGACCGGTCTCCCGACAGGCTCGCCCCGCCCTCGCTCGCTCGCACGCGGACCTCACCCGATCACCTCGTCTCGGCACATCATCCGAGCACGGTGAGGCGCGACGAGCCCGTGTCCACGTGCGCGACCCGCCCCGCCACGGCGGCGAAGCCGTGCGGGTCCGCGTCGTACCCGGCCTGCCAGCGCACCCCGCCGTCGTCGAGGGACAGGCCGACCAGGAGCGAGCGTCGCGGGGCGTCCGGGTCGGGCACGACCACGGCGAGCGTCGCGCCGTCGGTGAACGCGGCCGTCACGCCGCGCGCGAGGTCCGGCCCTGCGGTGGGTTCGTCCGCGGACGACCCCGGCGCGGAGCGCGGCCACGACCACACCCGCTCGCCCGTGCGGGCGTCCAGGGCGACGAGCGCGCCGCCCGTGGCGAGGACCGCGCGGCCGTCCGCGAGCGCCACGGCCTGCACGACCGGCAGGTCGGCGCGCCACAGCTCGTGCGGCGCGTCCGTGCCCGGGCCGGGCGCGGACTCGAGCGCGCGCACCTCGCCCGGGGCCGTGACGAGCCAGGTGGTCGCGGCGCTGCCGGGGCCGACGAGAGGAACGAGGAGGCGCCCGGCGACGGAGGCACGGAGCGTCCCGTCCGGGGCGACGAGCTGGGTGGACTCGGTGCGGTCGGGCAACCGGACGGTCGTGCGCCAGAAGGACCCGTCGGCGCGGGGCGTGACCGTCGCCGTGATCGCGTCGCCCCGGGCGTCCAGGCGGGTTCCGGCGAGAGTGAGGACGGCGCTCAGGCGGCAGCCGCGCACGACGAGCAGGTCCTCCTCGACGGTGACGGCGGCCTGTCCCGCGACCTGGGGCCGGCACATCGCGGTGCGCTCCGCGTCGTCGGGCTGGACGGCCTGCCGCCAGCGCACCTGCGCGGTCCGGGCGTCCTGGAGCGCGAGGTGGACCACGCCGCCCGTGCGCGACCAGCGCAGGACGGTCCCGTCGGGGGCGGGCACCGCCCGGCCGAGATCGTCGCCGAGGGGGACCGGGTCCGCCGTCGGACCGCCCGGGCCGAGGACGTGCGCGACGGGCGCGAGGGCGGGGCCCGTCAGGCACGTGACGACGGCGGGGCGCGGAGCCGGGGCCGACGTCTCGCCGACGGCGGGGCCGCACCAGGCCGTCGGGTCGAGGGCCCGCCAGCGACGCGTGCCGGACGCGACGTCGTACCCCTCCACGCCGGCCCCGGTGACCACGGCGAGGACCGCGTCGCTGCCGTCGCCGACCACGACGAGCCGAGGAGAGGCGGCGTCCGTCTCCCACGCCGGCTCGGGTGGCACCGCGAGCGAGACCACGGCCCCGGGCCGGGCGAGGCGTTCCCGCTCCGCGGAGGTCGTGCGCCACGTCCCGACGACGAGGAGGACGAGAGCGACCACCACGAGGGGTGCCACCACGCGCAGGAGCAGACCACGTCGTCGGGCCGGTGCGGCGGACCCGTGGGCCCCCTCCGCGGGTGCGCCGCGCGCGGCCGGTGCGGGCTCGTCGTCCGGGACGAGCTCCACCCGGTGGAGCGAGGCCATACCGACAACGCTACGCGCCCTGCCGCACGGGCGTCAGGTCTCGGCCGGCTCGAGCGCCGCGGAGAGCGGGTGGGCGCGGATGGCGGCGGCGAGCTCGCCCTCGATCCGGTCGAGGTACACGCCCGTGGTCGCGATGGACGCGTGCCCGAGGAGCTCGGCCACGACCTTCACGTCCCACCCCTCGGCGGCCAGCAGGGTCGCGGTCGTGTGGCGCAGGGCGTGCGGCGTGGCCTCGCGCCGGTACTGCGCGGGCATGCGCTCGACGCAGCGCCGCAGGAGACCACGAACCGCCTGCGCGTCGATGCGGCGGCCGCGCCAGGACAGCAGGAGCGCGCGCCGCGCGTCCGGGTCGTCGGGGCGGCGGGCGAGCAGCGCAGGGCGCAGGCGCTCCAGGTACTCCTCGAGCGCGGCGGCGAGCGGGGGAGAGAGCGTCACCGTGCGGACGTGACCGCCCTTGCCCTGGATGCGCCAGCGCGTCTGGTCGGGCTCGCGGGAGAAGTCGTCGAGGTTCGCGCGCTCCAGCTCGGAGACGCGCGGGCCGAGGACGAGCAGGAGCGCGACGACGAGGCGGTCGCGCAGCTGGAGGTCCTGGTCGCGCCGTACCGCGGCCGGGTCGCCGGGCGACCGGGCCGCGGAGACCTCGAGGAGCGACGCGGCGGAGCCCGCGGACAGCGCGGTGCGCGCGACGCGCAGCCCGTCGCGCAGGCGGGCCGGGGGAGAGGCCCACTGCATCGGGTCGGCCTGGACCCACCCCTCGCGCGCCGCGTGGGAGAAGAAGCGGGTGACGGACTGGCGGAACCGGTTGACCGTCGCGGCGGAGCGGCCCGAGCTCCCCGGCTTGCGCGACGCGTCCGCGTACCGGCCGTCAGGAGTGGTCTGGTAGCGCAGGAGGACGTCGTCGACGTCCTCGCCGGCGACGTCGTCCAGCACCCGGGCGGGCCCGGCGAGCCGCGCGAACTCCGCCACGTCCCGCTCGTAGCTGCGGCGTGTCGTCGGCGACAGCACGCCCCGCAGCGTCTGCGCGGCGACGGACGCGAGGTAGCGGTCGGCGGCCTCGGCGACGGTGATCCGCTCGAGGCGGGGCGGGGCGACCATGAGCGGGCCTCCTTCGGGGTGCGGTCGCCGCCAGCCTAGGTCGGGCCACCCACAGCGTCGCCACCGCACGACGCCCTGACCTGCGCCGACGCGGGGGAGTCGGGGGCGACGGGGTCAGCGCGACGCGCCCAGGTGCGCGACGTCGCCCACGCTCAGCACCCCGCGGTTGTGGAAGAACCCGTCCTCACGCAGGGTCGTGATGCTCCCGGAGGCGACCGGGAACGTGACGCTCCCGGCGGCCTCGACCGGCATCCCGATCCAGGCCGCGACGACGAACGTCGCCGCGAACCCGTGCGTGACCACCACCTGGTGGTCCGCGGCACGGCGGAGCAGGTCCGTCGTCGCCGCGTACACCCGCAGCGCGACGTCGAGCCTCGTCTCCGCGCCCGTGACGCCCACGTCGTGCCGCAGACGGTCGCCCACCGCCGGCGGTGGGACGAACCGCGCGTCGAGCCAGGTCTGGGGCCGCCCCCCGGCCTCGCCGTAGGACGCCTCGCGCAGTCGGGCGTCCAGGCGGGGGGCGGCACCGAGCGCCGCGCCGATCGCGCTCGCGGTGCGGCGCGTGCGCAGGAGGTCGGACGTGACGACGTCGACGGCGGCGTCGTCCGGGATCCGGGCACGCAGCGCCGCCGCGACCAGAGCCGCCTGCCGTGCGCCCCGTGCGGTGAGGTCGGAGTCGTGGACGCCGCCGACCAGGCCCTCGACGTGGTGCGTCGCCTCGGGATGGGTGACGACGTGGATCGTGCGTTCGCGCGCGCCGACGACCTCGGCGAGCGGCGGGGGAGGGAAGGGCGTCCGGGGAGGGGTGGAGTCGGGCACGCGCCCAGGGTGGCACACGCTCGGGCACCGGGAGCGAGAAGGAGGGCCGGAGAGAGGGGGACCGCTGTGGGGTCCGGACGCCGGAGTGCTCTGGAGGACGCGCCGACGGTGGCGTGCTGTGCCACCGGCGAGCCACCGGAACCGGCCGAGGTCGCGAGGATCAGCGACGACGCGTCACCACGCTGTTGACCTAAACACAATGGTTTGCGTCGTATGTCCGATTCTAGGCATCGTAGCCCAGAGTGCGGTCCCGCACCAGGAGTCGCCGGGGCGCACGGACGTCCGGGGCGTCCGTCAGCTTGAGCTCGTCCTGTGGCGCATCGGTGCCGCCGGACCCTGCCCGCGGCGCGCGTGCGGGGGACACCGAGCGCCAGGCCCACACGGCGACGGTCGCCGCGCCTGCGGCGACACCGACGAGGACGAACGCCACCAGGGTCAGGGCGAGCGCCGGGACCCAGGCCAGCGTCACGAGCGTCGTCGTGACGAGCCGTCGGGGACGACGGCCGTCCGGCGCGAGCCCGGTGAACGGCGAGGTCGCGGCGAACGTCCCGGAGACGGTTCCTGACGACGCCCGGGACGGCGTGAGCGCCACCAGCCCTGCGAGCAGCCGCCGGCCGTCGCTCCGGTCCGCGGTGCCGCCGCCGGAACGGTGCGTGCCGAGCCGGGGTGCGTACGTCGTCGTGCTCATGACGAAGGGGAGCGCGCGGAGGCCCTCCGTGATGCGTCGGAGCAGCTCCTTCCGCCGCGAAATGACATAATGTACATTATCGGCGCCCCGCGGGTGGGGTCGCGGATCGTGCGTGTTCAGGCCTCAGCGACGACGGGAGCCGGCTCCCAGAGCCCGTCACCGTTGATGCGATGTGTCATCACGAAGGAGATCGGAGCGTTCGGCCAGCCGACGAGCTGCTGCTTGATCAACGGCACGATGAACGGACTCACCGTGTCCAGCGCGAACGGGTCGACCCATGCCGCCTCCAGGACATGTGGCTCGTCCGCGGGCACCCGGGGCACATCGCTGCTCGCGGCCGTCGCGTCGAAGAAGCAGACCAGCTTGCGCCGTCGTCGTTCGTGCCACTCGTGAACGCAGGTGGCAACCAACCGACCGACCTCGATGGCAACACCGGTCTCTTCAGCCGTCTCGCGCGCAGCAGCCTCCTCGAGCGTCTCGCCACGTTCGACGTGACCGCCCGGCAGCTCCCAGCGCGTGACGCCCAGCCGTTCGTGCCGAATCATCAGCCACTTCCGATCCCGGCGCGTCATCGCGAACGCTGTCACGGTCGTCTCCCACGGCTCAGCCACGGTCCGACCCTACGGGCTCCTCGGAGCTGGCCTGCGACCTCGTCGCGTGCGCACGTGCCCGATCGTGACCTGCGGACCCTGCCTGCAGGTGCTCCACGCACAGATCCCTTGGAACCCCGTACGTCGCCGGCGGACAGCCTGGTGCCGTCACGCACCTCTGGCGGCCCGCGGAAGAGGCAGAGCGGATGCCTGTGAGGCATCGGCGATGTCTACTGGCTCCCGTGGGAACCGTCGCTCTCGACCCCTCGACCCGGTGCGCGATCGACGCCGTCACCGCGCTGCGACTCGTGCGCGACGACGTCGGCCTCGGTGCACGACGGCCGCTCGTCGGCCCCTCCGTGCTGCGCAGTCACGCGCTCTCGATGCTCTACCGCGACGTCCGCGACGGCGTGCTCGACGAGACGACGGCGCGCGCCCGCCTGGAGGGCATCGCTGCCCTGAAGATCCGCCTGCTCGGCGACCGCGTCTCGCGGGCCACGGCGTGGCGGATCGCTCACGAGCTGGACGCGGACGACATCGCAGCCGCCGAGTACGTCGCCGTGGCCGTGCTCCAGGCCGACGTCCTCGTGGCCGGTGACGCGGGCGTCGTCGCCACGGCGGACGGGCGGATCCCTCTCGCCGCCTACGTCGACCTGCTGCGCTGAGCAGCCCCTGTCCCCTGCCTCAGTCGTCGAAGACGTCCCAGCAGATCGCGCTCCGGCGCCGCTGGTCGTCGAGGACGAGCTCGCGCAGCTCCGCCGGGATGCGCTCGCGCTGCCAGTCCCGCTCCGCCCGGCGCGCAGCCTCCGGGTCCTCGCCTCGCGCGTCGGCGTCAGCGACCGCCGCCCGGATCGCGTACGCCGCCGCGCCCAGGTCGTGCGCCGCGACGTGCGCGACCGCGACCGCCTGCCCGGCCGCGAGCGCCGCGTACTTGACGGGTGCGGGCTGGTCGCGCCCGGCGGCGTTGGCGACGAAGGCGGTGCTGTGGGCGGTCTTCATGGGGACCTCGCCGCGGATCCAGGCGCGGGCGACGTCGAGGGCGTCGCGGGGTCGGGTGTCGTCGGGCCGGGCGTCCTCGAAGATCGGCAGGACGTGCTCGGTGCACTCGACGGCCCACCGGGCGAGCTGGCGGTGGTGGTCGTCGGTGAGGGTGCCGCCACGTCGGACGGTGATGAGTCGGGGGTCGCGTTCGGTGGGCAGGATCGGCATGGTCCGATGCTCCCCCGGGCCGTCCGCCTCTGGCCACCCCTAACCTGCGGTGGTGTCGGCAACGGTGTGGTCGGAGCGTGGTGTCGGACCGCGTGGTGGCGCGGTCCTCTGGTGGGGCGCGGGTCGGGCGGCGTACGGTGCGTTCGTCGTCCCCGCTCGTCGTGACCGTGGAAGAGGTGCACGCCTCTCCCCTGCCCCGACGCCGTGGTGCAGCGTCGCCGCCGCACCACGGCCTCTCCCCCGGGCTGGCCGGGTTCTTCGGGTGGGTCACGTCCACGAGGAGGCGCTCATGGCCCGGTTCACCCGCACGGACGACCTGCGCGGCGCGACGTTCGACGGTGCGGACCTGCGCGGTGCGCGGTTCGTGGAGTCCGATCTGTCCGGTGTGGTGATGCGAGGCGTGCAGGTGGAGGGCGTCGACGTCGATGCGCCCTGGCTCGCGGACGGCGACGCGTCGTTCCGGGTGAACGGGGTGGACGTGACCGGGTTCGTGGAGGCAGAGCTGGACCGCCGGTTCCCGGGGCGCGAACGGCGTCGCGCCACCGACCCGCAGGGGCTGCGCGACGCGTGGGCGGCGCTGCAGTCGACATGGGCCGCGACGCTGGACCGGGCGGCGGCGCTGCCCGCGAGCGCCGTGGACGTGTCGGTGGACGGCGAGTGGTCGTTCGCGCAGACGTTGCGGCACCTGGTGCTGGCGACGGACGCGTGGTTGGGGCGGGCGGTGCTGGAGATCGAGCAGCCGTTCCACCCGTTGGGGCAGGCGGGTCCGCAGGCGGCGGAGGACGGGCTGGACCTGTCGCTTTTCGTGACGGGGGCGCCGTCGTACGCGGAGGTGCTGGAGGCGCGCGCGGGCCGGGTCGCGATGGTGCGGGACTTCCTGGCAGGGGTCACGCCGGAGGAGCTGGTGGTGGTGCGGCGCAACCCGTGGTCGCCGCAGTACCCGGAGACGACGTTGTCGTGCGTGCACGTGATCCTCGAGGAGGAGTGGGAGCACCACCGTTTCGCGGTGCGTGACCTCGGTGCGATCGAGGGGTCGCTCGGTGCGTGAGGGTTCCTACGGTCCGCCGTCGACGACGCGGAGCGGCCCCTCCTGCGGGGTCGGCTCCTCGAAGCCGTCGAGGTAGGCGGTCGCGAGGTCCTCGGGGACGAGGACGTCGTCGGGCCCGGTGCCGCGCCGTCGGGCGAGCCGGGCGAGGACGACGTCACGCGGGGTCCGGACGCGGTGGACGACGGGTCGGACCCCCAGGGGCGCGAGGAGGGCGCGGTAGCGGTCGCGCGAGGCGCGGGACCAGAAGGACGTGTCGACGACGACGGGCACGCCGTCGGCGACGAGCTCGGTGAGGCGCGCGCTCAGGGCGGTGTGGACCTCGTCGGCGACGTGGGCCGGCAGGGGGTGGTCACGGTGCCCGCGCCGCCAGGCCTCCTCGTCGAAGGAGAGCGGGACGTAGCCGTGCCGGGCGAGGCTGCGGGCGTAGGTCGACTTGCCGGACCCTGCGGGGCCGCAGACGAGGACGACGAGTTCGCCGGGGTGCGGGCGGTCCTCGGTGGTCATGAGGCGTCCGCCGTGGTGCGCCGGTACACGGACACGTGGGAGCGGGACTCGGCGGTGAACGGCTCCCCTGCCCATCCGGCGTGCCGGGTCTCGATCTCGAGGCCGGCGAGGCGGGCCATGAGGTCCAGCTCGGCGGGCCAGACGTACCGGTGGGGCGTGCGGTGGACCTCGGCGCGGCCGTCGTCGTCGAACCGGACGTGGTGGGACACGACACGCTGGTGCAGGACGTCGTAGGTGTCGACGCCGAGGTAGCCGGGCTCGTCGTGCCAGACGGTCGCGGTGCGGCCGGGCGGGAGGGCGCGCAGCTCGGGGACCCAGAGCTCGACGACGAACCGGCCCCCGGGGGCGAGGTGGCGCGCGGCGTTGCGGAAGCACTCGACCTGGGCGTCTTGCGTGAGCAGGTTCGCGATCGTGTTGTACACGAGGTAGACGAGCGTGTGCTCCCCCGGCACCCGGGCGGTAGCCATGTCCCCGATGACGACGGGCAGGGTCGTCTCGTCGGCCTTCTCGCGGAGCCGAGCGACCATGTGCCGGGAGATCTCGATGCCGGTGACCGGGACGCCGCGCGCGGCGAGCGGGATCGCGACCCGCCCGGTGCCGACGGCGAGCTCGACCGCGCTCCCCCGGCCCGCGAGCGCCGCGAGCCGGCCGACGGCGGGATCGAGGACGTCGGGCGCGAACATGCCCTCGCCAGGGGTGTCGTACCGGGCGGCGGTGTCGGCGTCCCAGAGGCGTTCCTGGTCGGTGCCGCCGAGGTCGGTGCGGGAGGCTGTCATCGTGCGACGGTGTCAGGTGGCGTCCGCGGCGGTCCAGGGATTTCGTGTCGCCGGGCCCTCGACGCCTCCGGTCCGGCGGTGCAGGACGCTACGGTGGCCGCATGGATCGTGAGGCGTTCGTGAGGTATGTCCGGTCGCAGGGGTGGGGTGTCGTGGCGTCGCTCGGTGCGGAGGGCGCGCCCCAGGCTGCGTTCCTCGCCGTGGCGGCGACGGGCGCGGGCGAGCTGGTGTTCGACGCGCGTGCGACGTCGCGCAAGGTGGCGAACCTGGCCCGGGACCCGCGCGTCGCCGTGACGGTGGGCGGGACGGACGGGACGACGCTGCAGTGCGAGGGCGAGGCGGACGTCCCGGTCGGCACGGACCGGGACCGGTGCGCCGCAGCGTACGCGGCGGCGTTCCCGCAGTTCGCGGGGTCGCTGGCGGACGAGGGCATCGTGCTGCTGCGGGTCGTGCTCGCGTGGGCGCGGTACGGGGACTTCCGCGACGGTGGGTCCGTGCTGACGGCGGTCGACGTGACCGGGTGGGGTCCGGCCGGGGGCTGATCGCGGCGCGTCCCGGCGCGGGCCGGTCAGCCGAGCAGCGCCTGCTTCGCGCGTGCGAACTCGGTGTCGGTGAGGTCGCCGGCGCGGTGCAGGGCGGCGAGCCGTTCGAGGCGGGCGACGAGCGCCGCTCCCCCGTCGCCCGTGGCGGCGCTCGCGGCGGGCGCGCCGCGCCCGACGACGCGCCACAGGGTGCGGGCGAACACGCCGGGGCGCCGCGCGGTGCCGGCCTGGCCGGGGTGCAGGCGCGGCACGCGCGGTGAGGGCATGGTCCGGTCGTCGACGACGACGCTCCCGGGTCGCGTGTCCGCGAGCGACCGGGCGAAGCGCGCGAACCGGGCGGACGACCCGTCGAGCAGGACGGCGCGGGTGGTCCGGGCCCCGGGGCGCTCGTCGCGCCAGGTCACGACGACGGTGGGACCGTCGCCCGTGACGGTCACGACGGGTCGCCCGGCGGGCTCGAGCACGGTGTCGTCGCCGCGGACGAGGCGCAGCCGCGCGCCGTCCCACACGAGCCGGCCGCCGGCGACGTGGAACATGGCCGGGTAGCGGGGCGCGGCGGAGAAGCGTGAGGTGTCGGGTGCCCTGCCGGGGATCGTGACGACGCCGACGGGACGCCGACGGGGCGGGGCGGGGGCGACGGGTCCGTGCTCGGCCAGCGCCTCCACGACGGGGACTGCGACCGTGACGGGGGCGACGGGCTCGACCGTGGGCGCCGGGGCGGGGTCCGGCGGGGGGACCTCGGTGTGGCCCTCGGTCGCGCTGGTGCTCATGGTGCTCCCCCGTCGTCGTCGGTCCCCCGATCCTGCCGCGGGGCACCCGCCCGGGGCAAGCCCCTCGGGCGACGTCCTCGCAGGTCAGGGAACGGTAGCGCGCCCCGGCCGGGAGCACCGGTGGCCGGGGCGCGCCGTCTGGGGGCGGGTCAGAGCCCGCCGAGCAGCGCCGAGAAGTCGGGCGTGGCCGCGAACGGGTCGGCGGGGCCGGCGTTCTTGCGCAGCGCGACCTTCTCCGCGAGCTCGCGCCCGGCGCGCGCGATGCGGGCAGGCAGCCCGCCACCGGAGTCGGCCTCGGCGGCGGCCCAGTCGTCGGTCGCGGCGAACACGGACGTCGTGGCGACGTCGGCCCGCAGGTAGGTGAACAACGGGCGCAGGGAGTACTCGAGCGCGAGCGAGTGGCGGGCGGTGCCGCCGGTCGCGCCGAGCAGCACGGGCGTGCCGGTGAGCGAGTCCTTGTCGAGGACGTCCACGAACGACTTGAGCAGCCCCGAGTACGTGGTGGTGAACAGCGGGGTCGTCACGACGATCCCGTCCGCGGCGGCGAGGCGCTCGAGCACCCCGGCGAGCTCGCCCGTGGGGAAGCCGGTGAGCATCGCGTCGACGACGGCGTGCGCGTGGTCGCGCAGCTCCACGGTCTCGACCTCGGCGCTCACGCCGAGCCCCTGGAGCTCGCGCACCGTGGCCTCGGCGAGCCGGTCGGCGAGCAGGCGCGTGGAGGACGGCTTGGACAGCCCGGCGGAGACCACGACGAGGCGGCGGTCCGGGGCGGGGGTGCTGGCGGTCATGCGGTGCTCCTGGGGTGTGGCGTGTGGTGCGGGGGTCGGCCCGTCGCCGGGCCGGACGGTGCGGGGGTGCCCGACGGCGGCAGGTCGAGCGGGTGCACGGGGCACCCCTCGACCGTACGCCGTCGGGCGGCCGGTCCCGCGGCCGGTGACGCCGGCCGCGGGACGGAGCGGGTCACAGCCCGAACGCGGCACCGGCCTTCGCCGGCTCCTGGTCGTCCTCGGCGGTGCGCCCGGTCCAGCGGTCCTCGGTGCCGCCGACGTGCGCGGCGCCCTCGGTCCCGGCGGCGCGGGCCGCGGCGACGCGCTCGGCGTGGCTCGGCGGGTTCGCCGGCACGTGCGCGGGCCGGGCGGCCTCCATCTCCTTGCGGAGCACGGGCACGACCTCGCCCGCGAGGAGGTCGATCTGCTCGAGCACCGTCTTGAGGGGCAGGCCGGCGTGGTCCATGAGGAAGAGCTGGCGCTGGTAGTCGCCGACGTGCTCGCGCATCGCGGCGTACCGGTCGATCACCTGCTGCGGGGAGCCGACGGTGAGCGGCGTCTCGCGCGTGAAGTCCTCCATCGACGGGCCGTGCCCGTACACGGGCGCGTTGTCGAAGTAGGGGCGGAACTCGTCCCACGCCTTCTGGGAGTCCTTGCGCAGGAACACCTGGCCGCCGAGACCGACGATCGCGGTGTCCGCGGGGCCGTGGCCGTGGTGCTCCCAGCGCTGGCGGTAGAACTGCACCATCTGCTTGGTGTGGCTGATGGGCCAGAAGATGTTGTTGTGGAAGAACCCGTCGCCGTAGTACGCGGCCTGCTCGGCGATCTCGGGGCTGCGGATCGACCCGTGCCACACGAACGGCGGCACGCCGTCCAGCGGGCGCGGGGTCGAGGTGAAGCCCTGGAGCGGGGTGCGGAACTTGCCCTCCCAGTCCACGACGTCCTCGGTCCACAGGCGGCGCAGCAGAGCGTAGTTCTCGATCGCGAGCGGGATGCCGTTGCGGATGTCCTGCCCGAACCACGGGTACACCGGGCCCGTGTTGCCGCGCCCCATCATGAGGTCCATGCGCCCGTCCGAGATGACCTGGAGCATCGCGTACTCCTCCGCGAGGCGCACGGGGTCGTTCGTCGTGATGAGGGTCGTGGACGTCGACAGGACGAT
Protein-coding sequences here:
- a CDS encoding NUDIX hydrolase; this translates as MAEPWETTVTAFAMTRRDRKWLMIRHERLGVTRWELPGGHVERGETLEEAAARETAEETGVAIEVGRLVATCVHEWHERRRRKLVCFFDATAASSDVPRVPADEPHVLEAAWVDPFALDTVSPFIVPLIKQQLVGWPNAPISFVMTHRINGDGLWEPAPVVAEA
- a CDS encoding outer membrane protein assembly factor BamB family protein, which produces MASLHRVELVPDDEPAPAARGAPAEGAHGSAAPARRRGLLLRVVAPLVVVALVLLVVGTWRTTSAERERLARPGAVVSLAVPPEPAWETDAASPRLVVVGDGSDAVLAVVTGAGVEGYDVASGTRRWRALDPTAWCGPAVGETSAPAPRPAVVTCLTGPALAPVAHVLGPGGPTADPVPLGDDLGRAVPAPDGTVLRWSRTGGVVHLALQDARTAQVRWRQAVQPDDAERTAMCRPQVAGQAAVTVEEDLLVVRGCRLSAVLTLAGTRLDARGDAITATVTPRADGSFWRTTVRLPDRTESTQLVAPDGTLRASVAGRLLVPLVGPGSAATTWLVTAPGEVRALESAPGPGTDAPHELWRADLPVVQAVALADGRAVLATGGALVALDARTGERVWSWPRSAPGSSADEPTAGPDLARGVTAAFTDGATLAVVVPDPDAPRRSLLVGLSLDDGGVRWQAGYDADPHGFAAVAGRVAHVDTGSSRLTVLG
- a CDS encoding DUF7218 family protein, with product MPKRDPGPSVKDPELYEKLRDEGDSKEKAARIANAAAGSSRTSVGRKGGKAGDYDDWTVEKLRKRAAEIGIEGRSSMRKAELIKALRSH
- a CDS encoding histidine phosphatase family protein encodes the protein MPDSTPPRTPFPPPPLAEVVGARERTIHVVTHPEATHHVEGLVGGVHDSDLTARGARQAALVAAALRARIPDDAAVDVVTSDLLRTRRTASAIGAALGAAPRLDARLREASYGEAGGRPQTWLDARFVPPPAVGDRLRHDVGVTGAETRLDVALRVYAATTDLLRRAADHQVVVTHGFAATFVVAAWIGMPVEAAGSVTFPVASGSITTLREDGFFHNRGVLSVGDVAHLGASR
- a CDS encoding phospholipase D-like domain-containing protein → MHLSPDSALRTARRLLSRALVVAVAAPITVAAVLVTADAIRKRRNTTEASFPRSSPADVEVAGTTTTVFTYGEDVYREMLGAIRGAQRRILLETYIWKADALGEEFKQALVEASERGVEVFVVYDGFANLVVPQAFFDLPEPIHVIRYPVFRPGILMLNVRKSGRDHRKILVVDDEIAFVGGYNIGALYATQWRDTHIRLVGPSAWELRNAFVDFWNANRNPGQPLLADPGSVHWEPRLRAARNAPAHLVFPIRGIYLDAIDRASSHVYITQAYFIPDREILAALLAAAARGVDVRVLVPERSNHVLADWLSRGLYTALLRGGVRIHLYRDAMVHAKTATIDGAWTTIGTANIDRLSLTGNYEVNLEITDPGVAAQMEKVFDVDLSNSRELTLAEWDSRSVAAKLSEVVLTPLRPLL
- a CDS encoding DUF2510 domain-containing protein — translated: MSDSPAPGWYPDPWGVRAERWFDGRAWTPHLRDRPAGAGGRPRMHPGAIVAIVLGVVLALAAVAAVVGFFVVMVQGVICGEAPHYCD
- a CDS encoding tyrosine-type recombinase/integrase, which produces MVAPPRLERITVAEAADRYLASVAAQTLRGVLSPTTRRSYERDVAEFARLAGPARVLDDVAGEDVDDVLLRYQTTPDGRYADASRKPGSSGRSAATVNRFRQSVTRFFSHAAREGWVQADPMQWASPPARLRDGLRVARTALSAGSAASLLEVSAARSPGDPAAVRRDQDLQLRDRLVVALLLVLGPRVSELERANLDDFSREPDQTRWRIQGKGGHVRTVTLSPPLAAALEEYLERLRPALLARRPDDPDARRALLLSWRGRRIDAQAVRGLLRRCVERMPAQYRREATPHALRHTTATLLAAEGWDVKVVAELLGHASIATTGVYLDRIEGELAAAIRAHPLSAALEPAET